One window of the Chelonoidis abingdonii isolate Lonesome George chromosome 3, CheloAbing_2.0, whole genome shotgun sequence genome contains the following:
- the ATF3 gene encoding cyclic AMP-dependent transcription factor ATF-3 isoform X1, with amino-acid sequence MQPLAEPEIQTHTEKQPPLSERQTRNCPAGSPSSQLARQPGGRTGLSCCSPALPRLCSLLLRPAPLVPAAARQRERRRGKGDKMMLQNPGQVSASEVSASAIVPCLSPTASLGFEDFTNLTPLVKEELRFAIQNKCLSHRMSSTLDTVTVLERPVEMSVLKAEFSPQEDERKKRRRERNKIAAAKCRNKKKEKTECLQKESEKLETINAELKAQIEELKNEKQHLIYMLNLHRPTCIVRAQNGRTPEDERNLFIQQIKEGTLQG; translated from the exons ATGCAACCTCTCGCAGAGCCAGAGATTCAGACACACACCGAgaagcagccaccgctctccgaGCGGCAAACTCGGAACTGCCCGGCAGGGAGTCCCTCCAGCCAGCTCGCCCGGCAGCCAGGCGGACGGACCGGGTTGTCTTGCTGCTCCCCTGCGCTGCCTCGCCTGTGCTCGCTTCTGCTCCGTCCCGCTCCGCTGGTCCCAGCCGCCGCAAGGCAGCGTGAGAGGCGGCGGGGGAAAGGTGA CAAAATGATGCTCCAAAACCCAGGCCAGGTATCTGCATCAGAAGTCAGCGCCTCCGCAATTGTTCCCTGTTTGTCTCCTACAGCGTCATTGGGGTTTGAGGATTTCACAAATCTAACCCCACTGGTGAAGGAGGAATTGAGATTTGCAATCCAAAATAAGTGCCTATCCCACCGGATGTCTTCCACATTGGATACAGTGACAGTGTTGGAAAGACCTGTTGAAATGTCTGTTCTGAAAGCAGAG TTTTCGCCCCAAGAAgatgaaaggaaaaagagaagaagggaAAGGAACAAAATTGCAGCTGCAAAATGCCGaaacaaaaaaaaggagaaaacagaatgTTTGCAGAAA GAATCAGAAAAGCTGGAAACTATCAACGCAGAACTAAAGGCCCAGATTGAAGAGCTAAAGAATGAGAAGCAACACTTGATATACATGCTCAATCTCCACAGGCCTACTTGCATAGTTCGAGCACAGAATGGGAGAACACCCGAGGATGAAAGAAACCTCTTTATTCAACAGATCAAAGAAGGAACATTGCAGGGTTAA
- the ATF3 gene encoding cyclic AMP-dependent transcription factor ATF-3 isoform X2 gives MMLQNPGQVSASEVSASAIVPCLSPTASLGFEDFTNLTPLVKEELRFAIQNKCLSHRMSSTLDTVTVLERPVEMSVLKAEFSPQEDERKKRRRERNKIAAAKCRNKKKEKTECLQKESEKLETINAELKAQIEELKNEKQHLIYMLNLHRPTCIVRAQNGRTPEDERNLFIQQIKEGTLQG, from the exons ATGATGCTCCAAAACCCAGGCCAGGTATCTGCATCAGAAGTCAGCGCCTCCGCAATTGTTCCCTGTTTGTCTCCTACAGCGTCATTGGGGTTTGAGGATTTCACAAATCTAACCCCACTGGTGAAGGAGGAATTGAGATTTGCAATCCAAAATAAGTGCCTATCCCACCGGATGTCTTCCACATTGGATACAGTGACAGTGTTGGAAAGACCTGTTGAAATGTCTGTTCTGAAAGCAGAG TTTTCGCCCCAAGAAgatgaaaggaaaaagagaagaagggaAAGGAACAAAATTGCAGCTGCAAAATGCCGaaacaaaaaaaaggagaaaacagaatgTTTGCAGAAA GAATCAGAAAAGCTGGAAACTATCAACGCAGAACTAAAGGCCCAGATTGAAGAGCTAAAGAATGAGAAGCAACACTTGATATACATGCTCAATCTCCACAGGCCTACTTGCATAGTTCGAGCACAGAATGGGAGAACACCCGAGGATGAAAGAAACCTCTTTATTCAACAGATCAAAGAAGGAACATTGCAGGGTTAA